tatggatttcacatgattgggcataggcccacccacttggcagccatgCCCACCAACTGGGGAGCAAGGCCCAGTCAATCCAAATGAGTTCTTCCCCACAAAggggttttattacagacagaaatactcctcaggaccccccacccccctcagatgatcctgcaggtgaagaagccggatgtggagggtctgggttggcatggttacacgtggtctgtggttgaggCCGCTTGGACCtgctgacaaattctctaaaacgatgttggaggcagcttatggtagcgAAATGAAcactcaattctctggcaacagctctggtggacattcctgcagtcagcatgccaattgcacactccctcataacttgagacatctgtggcatggtgttgtgtgactaaactgcacattttaaagtggccttttgttgtcccaagcagaaggtgcacctgtgtaataatcatgctgtttagtcagcttcttgatatgccacacctgtcaggtggttggattatctgggcaaaggagaaatgctcactaacagagatgtaaacaaatgtgcacacaaaATTTGAGCAAAATAAGCTTTGTGCgtacggaacatttctgggatttatatttcagctcatgaaaccaacactttacttgttgcgtttatattgtgtttttatatacagtgcattcggaaagtattcagaccccttccccttttccacattttgcaatgttacaaccttattctaaaatcgctAAAATTAaaaattttcctcatcaatctacacacaataccccaaaatgacaaagcaaaaacagggtattttttttctccaaatgtattaaaaataaaacagaaataccttatttacataagtatttgggaccctttgctatgagactcagaattgagctcaggtgcatcctgtttccattgatcatccttgagatgtttctacaacttgattggtccacctgtggtaaatacaatagattggacatgatttggaaaggcacacacctgtctatgtaagacCCCACAGTTGATGGTGCatggaagggtacaaaaaatgtctgcagcattgaaggtccccaagcaaacagtggcctccatcattctttaatggaagaagtttggaaccaccaagactcttcctagagctggccgcacggccaaactgagcaaatcgggggataagggccttggtcagggtggtgaccaagaacccaaatggtcactctgacagagcgccagagttcctctgtggagatgggagaaccttccagaaggacaaccatctctgcagtactccaccaatcaggcttttatggtagagtggccagacggaagccactcctcagtaaaaagcacatgacagcccacttggagtttgctgaaaggcacctaaaggactgaccatgagaaacaaaattctctggtatgatgaaaccaagattgaactctttggcctgaatgccaagcgtcatgtcctggaaccattcctacggtgacacatggtggtggtggcagcatcatgtctggaggaaacctggctccatccctatggcgaagcatggtggtggtagcatcatgtctggaggaaacctggctccatccctatggcgaagcatggtggtggcagcatcatgtcatggaaccattcctacggtgacacatggtggtggtagcatcatgctgtggggatgtttttcagcggcagggactgggaagactagtcaggatcgagggaaagatgaacggagaaaagtacagagagatccttgatgaaaacctactccagagcactcaggaactcaagctggggcgaaggttcaccttccaacaggacaacagccctaagcacacagccaagacaacacaggagtggttttgggacaagtccctgaatgtccttgagtggcccagccagaacccggacttgaacccaatcgaacatctctggcgagacctgaaaaaagctgtgcagcgatgctccccatccaacctgacaagagcttgagaggatcttcagagaagaatgggagagacttcccaaaatacaggtgtgccaagcttgtagcatcatacccaagaagactcgaggctgtaatcgctgccaaaggtgcttcgacaaagtactgagtaacgggtctgaatacttatgtaaatgtgactcaccacctggattccgtcttatgtagcaacatttgaatttctgttttttacattggataaaagtagcaactcagagctacaaaatggtatttcatacactgcatttgaggaaacaatgggaaagtaattctgctttgaaagtcgATCAACTTGTAAAATCCCTTTTGAGAAAACcatctttcaatgttttggtatctGGTGAAGAACTcttactattggagagcccttctttctCTACACCCATTGAGCATTGTTcaaaccctcttaagccttagacccacccatctctttaagggttgatccgagcgttctgtactaatttgctagctacttccagacatctaagagaAAGAGAACatctcactgaacattactccccctagcagagctggttatgcTGTTATAGTATGtaatccagagtgttggtgactgcaactgtgctgtcagttcgtttgtaaattcagagcgtttcgcgtTCAGAACGCACTgttggctaacattggctagctacttcgacacataatgagagagcaccccactctgaccattttactcaccctagcagagctggttaggcagtttgttatccagagcgttgggtGACTAACTGCGcagctggcaacaattgaattacgctttgttgccgacgtttactgacaacggacatattcaacgggtgttgagcgttcaaaaatgcatcagttattctgcgctgtggcacactaagacgagagtcttttgttaagaaatgtggctagatagatagctagctagctagctagctaggtaggtaaACACTGAATCCCAACGCATGACGTAATGTTAGTTAGCatgccagccagctaacgttagctagctaacagtacaatAGCTTGAAATGTAAATACTTTGTCAAAATtcaagtggagtcttttgttaagacatgtagctagctagacaatGGACCATAAACACAACTCATGATGTTaccaccctgcatgaatctgcaggtagctaaaaaaaaaaaaaaagctgcgtTTGACACGATGACCTAGACATACtaaccagctccaatagacagacgcgtgctatatggcagaccaatccaaactcatctctcggcatgtccagcccactcattatctcagccaatcaacgcaagcgggaaggttgcttgctttttctgtggctaaaccaactaggcttgtaatttaacaattttatttgtatttacagatggcatacaagtttgatattaaggcacattaaatttcacatgttcgagaaggcttttcagcttttttccatctacgtaacattgcaaaaatcagaaactttctgtccaaaaaggacgcagaaaaattaatccatgcttttgttacttctaagctggactactgcaatgctctactttccggctacccggataaagcactaaacaaacttcagttagtgctaaatacggctgctagaatcctgactagaaccaaaaaaagtgatcatattactccagtgctagcctccctacactggcttcctgttaaggcaagggctgatttcaaggttttactgctaacctacaaagcattacatgggcttgctcctacctatctttccgatttcgtcctgccgtacatacctacacgtacgctatggtcacaagacgcaggcctcctaattgtctctagaatttctaagcaaacggctggaggtagggctttctcctatagagctccatttttatggaatggtctgcctacccatgtgagagacgcagactcagtctcaaactttaagtctttactgaagacttatctcttcagtaggtcctatgattaagcgtagtctggcccaggagtgtgaaggtgaacggaaaggctggagcaacgaaccgcccttgccggttcccctctttccactgggattctctgcctctaaccctattacaggggctgagtcactggcttactggtgttcatCCAttccgtccatgggaggggtgcgtcacttgagtgggttgagtcactgacgtggtcttcctgtctgggttggcgccccccccttgggttgtgccatggcggagatctttgtgggctatactcgaccttgtcttaggacggtaagttggtggttgtagacatccctctagtggtgtgggggctgtgctttggcaaagtgggtggggttatatcctgcctgtttggccctgtccgggggtatcatcggatggggccacagtgtcttctgatccctcctgtctcagcctccagtatttatgctgcagtagtttgtgtgtcgggggctagggtcagtctgtcacatctggagtatttctcttgtcttatccggtgtcctgtgtgaatttatatatgctctctctaattctcgctttctctcggaggacctgagccctaggaccatgcctcaggactacctggcatgatgactccttgctgtccccagtccacctggccatgctgctgctccagtttcaactgttctgcctgcggctatggaaccctgacctgttcaccggacgtgcttgttgcaccctcgacaactactatgattattattatttgatcatgctggtcatttatgaacattttaaccatgttctgttataatatccacccggcacagccagaagaggactggccacccctcatagcctggttcctctctaggtttcttcctaggtttttggcctttctagggagtttttcctagccaccgtgcttctttcacatgcattgcttgctgtttggggttttaggctgggtttctgtacagcactttgagatttcagctgatgtacgaagggctatataaataaaattgatttgatttctgccaaaaaacgtaTTTTTTACGTTTTAACAgcctcctgtgaagtcgtgacttgcgacatacgcctagttcctgaatcgggtcagaagtgatagtttttttatttagaataaatttgcaaaaaattctaaaaaacagctttttctttgtcatgatggggtattgtgtgtagattgagggggaaaaactagtcagttttagaataaggctgtaacaaaatgtggaacaagtcaaggggtctgaatactttcagaatacactgtatatagtaCTATATTTTCATCTTACATGTGTTAGGGTTGATTTTACCTGTGTCAGTCAAGTGTAATATAATTAAAGTGTAATATAACATTGTTTTACCTGTGTCAGGGCAGTGTCTCTGTTCATGTCAGGCAGTAGGGGTCTCTCCTCTCCGGACCTGAAGTCCAGGTAGACGGTCTTGTGGGAGAAGGTAGAGAACTCGTTGCTGAAGCAGACCTTGTAGGTTCCTTTCATAGTGGTGGTGTGAGAGAAGCTATCATACTGCTTCTTTCTCTCCTGATACAGGACGTTGTTCACTGGATCTGTTACAAAGCAGTCCACATCATAGTTCCCTCCTGCAATCACCTGGTATACGCAACATGGAGGGATTAGGATGATGGTATGGAAACACATTTAGAGTAATTCAGCCCTTACGAAAAACGagtgcagtcagagtgcagtacgctgcaaatactgcgtccaaaatacgtttttttttactgcagtaattttgcagtgtaactgcagttagagtgctGTATAAccgcagttactgcacttttactgaggtttcaaaactgcaatctttttttgcaTTCTTCCAGTGAGGGTGAAGGGACAATTAGAGCATGGGATCAGATAAAGTAGTTCAATGCACTAACTAACTCAACCATATGGGGAAATGGCATCATAACTCCACATATTGAATCACTTACTTGAAAGTCTAGGTCAAACTTCACTCCATTCTGGAGCTCTTCATAGAAACATTGCTTGTCGTTATCAGGTAACTCAAACGTCAACTCCGTGGAACAAACAACGATCACATTCAACATCAAACTACACAGTCCAAGGGAACGCATTCTGTAGGCTAAATGCTGTGAAAATGTGGTTATAAATGAAAGCTACACCAACAAACAGTTGAAGTCGCAGCCAGTCACTTCTTCATCAATGTTTCTGTGATGACAGGATGATATAAAAAAAAAGTTGGGGAAGCTCCcacccatagagaatgatagagaaagCATCCCTATATTGTTCTTACTTTGGCATCTGAGAGGCACAGAAAGCACCATTGAGGCGATCTcaatttgaaatagtatttttttttcacGATCGGCCAATCCCTCCTAATGACGCTATTGGACATGAtaaggtcatcaggagggatcagacaATAAAGTTGGAAGCCCCATCCAGTTGACTAcgttaaaatggtggaagccatCAATGGCGCTGTCTATGTCAAAATGACATTTTGGctactagaggcctctatcattctctatgctCCCACCATAACCGACGTGGCATCAAAAGGAAGCACTTCCGGGTTACGATTATTTCTTAcaaactattttattttattttaaacaatTTGGACCATGTTCAGCGAtttggaaactgttgagcttgaaatcACTTGTTTTCCGTTATACGGATTTTAGTTATAGTAATGCAACATGTTTAAACGGGATGATTACGTTGTATCACTGGGTGGAGTCGATTATGCTGAGCCGCGGAGCACCGGTTTATGGCCCGTGACGTGAACGGGCAAAAACGGTGAGGGAGGAGCACCCTTTTCAAATCGAAATGAAACAGGCAGCATGGTGAATCGTCCAGAAAGATCCAAAATCTATTTTCCATATGTTTGAATTATataactagttttcattgggaaggcagataagcATTCACTTGTACATGTGAAAACAGAATCCGACTCATTACCCCTCGTGCTTAAATACTTCTCTTTTGTTTTGAGGCGACTTCTCTGTGGGCTTTGCCGGGCACCTCGCTTACGCCCGGATGATAACCCGCTTTCCCAAAACGAATGCAATCAATTTTCACCCAGGGCAAAACACGCCTATTTGGGCGCAAGGGCCAGGTTAATGGAATCCCCTCATTGTAGTGGCAGTTGTTACAGGTAAACACCACCGATACCGGGAACCTGAATCTGCCAGAATGTTACGTCACTGTCAACACTGTCTACGCGACTTTAGGACATTTCAGTGGCTAAAGGCTTTTTATGTTAAATTACTCGAAGGAAAAACACATTCTACTGTCAtttgctcccgagtggtgcagcgatctaaggcactgcatctcagtgcaagaggtgtcactacagtccctggtttgaatccaggctgtatcacatccagccgtgattgggagtcccatagggcggcgcacaattgccggggtaggccgtcattgtaaataataatttgttcttaactgacttgcctagttaaataaaggttaaataattttttttaaatttttttaaatttatttgaaTCAGTAATGTGACCCTGTTGCTGCCACAGATGCCTCCacgttttttatatatattttttaactttgTTTTTATTGAGGAACACAAAGAagtacaaataaagtaaaataacaacaaaaaatatctggCAGTACAAAACCCATTTTCCCAGTATTCCTGACCTCTCTCCTCTTGAGTTCTTAATGCAAAGGTCATATGCTCCTCCATATGGTGTATTTCTTTAATAATATCTATCCATTGTGTCACTGTGGGAGGGTCTTTTTGTAGCCATTTCCTAGTGATAGTCTTTTTACTGGCTGCCAGTAGGACCTTCAAGAGGTACTTTTCTCTATTGTGTAAGTTATCAGGCATTTCACCCAAGTACAAAAAAATTAATGTTTGTTCTATGTGAAATCCCATTATTTTTCCAATGTTAGATCTTATTTCTCCCCAGTAAGTTTCGATTGTGGGCAGGACCAAAAGATATGAGAGTGATCCACCCTTGCTGGCCGCATTCTCTCCAACAAGGATGTAGGGAGCCAGTCTGTTTTGATTTAAGTTTAGGTGTTATGTAGAAACGTATAACATTCATCCAACAGAATTCTCTCCATGACCTGGAGTTGGTGGAGCTTTGTTGAGTCTCTAATATGTTCAACCATGTTTCATCAGTTATTTACATGTTCATTTCCTCCTCCCATTTCTGTTTAGTATAGTTTGTAAATTGTTTCTTTGAGGATTGAATACCCAAGTAAAGATTTGAAATAGTTTTTATGTTACTCCCCAAGTTGTATGCGTTAGTGAATACTTGGATTTATTTTTGAGGTGCTCGAGGGTCAATCACTTTTATCTCCCTTAAGAAATAGTGTCGAACTTGTAGGTATCTGTAAAAATCTTGTTTATCCAAGCCATGTTTTTTACTTAGGTCCTGGAAGTTCTCTAGGTCCCCATTCCTTATAATTGTGCTGAATGATGTGATGCCTTTCTGCGTCCATTGTTTAAATCTGCTCTCCTGAGTTGCAGGGATGAATCTGTGGTCGTATGCGGGCCAACTCAGCAGTTTGACCTCTCTGTCTAAATGATTTTGCTTAACTACCCTAAACCATGTCTTCAGAGAGAAATGAATTCACTCATTTTGTCTTTTGTATATTTCTATTACCATGTCCTTATTACCCAGAACTGACTGTATGGGTGTCTCTGTCTCAAGTAGTCTCAATGTCTTTCCATTTGGATTCGTATTCTGAATTGCACCAACACACCAGAGGTCTCATTTGGGCTGACACATAATAATCTTTTAGGTTTGGTAAGGCCACACCCCCACAGTTTTTTGGTAATTGTAATGTTGTATATCTAATTCTTGATCTCTTACTGTTCCAGAAAAACCTTGATATCTGTTTATCCCATCTCCCAAACTGTTTAGACGGGATTTCGATGGGCAGTGATTGGAACAAATACAGTAACCTCGGCAGGATGTTCATTTTGATTGTTTCAATTATACTACTAAGATCCAAGGGAAGTGAATTCCACCTGTCCAGGTCATCATATATTTTCTTGTTGATGTGATCGTAATTCATGTCATAAAGTTTGGGTGTGTCTTTTGGTAGATATACTCCAAGATATTTAATGGATGAAGAGGTCCAGTGGAAGTTATACCTACTCTTCAGCTCTTCCTGTGGGGTATAATTATATACTAGGGCTTGGGTCTTGTGTATGtttttttacatatatttttttatttttcctttatttaactaggcaagtcagttaagaacaaaatcttatttacaatgacggcctacaccggccaaacccagaagacactgggccaatttgtgcgccaccctatgggacgcccaatcacggccggttgtgatacagcctggattcaaaccagggtgtctgtagtgatgcctctagcactgagatgcagtgccttagacctctgcgccgcTCAGGAGCCCAAACGTGTGTTGCCTGACCGGGAATTGAACCCGGGCCATGGCGGAGAGAGCACTGAATCCTAACCACTACGTtaagcacacacaaacatttgGAACATATTCAGGGTAAAACATCCATCAATCTTGGTACACTTGAGCCTGGGTCTTTAAGGAATAACAgaacatcatcagcatacatgcatATCTTATGTTCACTGCCTCTTATTGTTATTCCCTTTAAAGATGGTTCCTGTCTTATTGCCTGTGCTAATGGCTCGATGTACAAAAATctgtttccaagatggcgtagcagtcaggcgtcttttgtcttcgtcttgtcgtgtcccgtgtatatatctttttacatatttttttctttgcatatattttttaatatttttcttatccccaacttcaacatactctTCTGCAACCCGCCTcgcccaatgtggtatggatctgctattttctttagaaccgcaacagaagctagccagctaacaagcTACTAGCTAgaagtcagctagccactgctagcggtcatccgctaacctttagctcggacaaCTCCTGCACAGTCTGCACAACGCGATTCAACCCAGAGCGTACCGGACTTAAtattctccatatccccggattcctaccgcaaccTCTGAATAgcttcacctggatcatcgcagcttgctagctgctatccgattgACTTCTCCTGGCTAATGACTctgtcccggagcaagcaccaattagcctggagctagcctatgctaggcccatctcccagcaagccgaagaggtccatcagccactacttgggctacaatacctattttgccaattggcctggaccccttttattgCCGATGggggaaagggagaaagggaaaAGTGAATGGGTGCACTCGACAGCATTGACACGCTGGCCAGAGGGGTCCGGGCGCACACGGCCAAAGTTGTAGACCCCATGGTTGCCCACTTGTAGAAGTGCCCTGGGTTGCGTTGGTTGGGCTTAGAACCGTCCGTCCGTCGGGTTAAgggatggttaaggttagggttgaggttagggttgggattagagtggttaaggttagggttaaggttagggtggttaggtttagggttagggtagggttagagttagggttaggggttaggttaggttttGAATATAATTGTGTTTCATATCAGCTAGCTTGTTTTACGGTGCACAGGCCTATCTCCTGTTCATCCCTCTCCTTCTGATGATGTTATTATATTTAGGTGTAGTACTTAAAATTGCCTGTAGATGTCCTCCTAAGATCATAAATAGACTAAAATGAGTTCTAAAATGCCTTTTTCTGGGTGACAGTACAGGAGCCGATGTGGTGAGAGATTCATTCAACCAGTGTTGTTAAATATGAACATAAAAGCAATATTGTGCATTTAGTTggttttattgttttattctgttaaaAGAATGGAAAAACACCAAACTAAAACCGaacaaaacataaatatatagagtataaATAAAACCATGTTCTTCTGCATCCATTTTCCTGTCTGTTAAAACCCATTTTCTAAAACCTCTCGTTCAGGCCATTTGGCGTTATTGTCTGTAGGTGCTGGATCCACTCCCGTTCTGCCCTCTTTCGCTGCCCACAGGTCCAGCCTATATGTGACTGTAACCCTGATATGGTGAGGTGAGTGATGGGGTGATCCTGGAAGTGGGTTATTAGTGTCGTTTGTAAGCGTGCCCTTTTGATGTTATACAGGTGTTGTTTGAGTCTGGTTTCTATGGTATGTTTGGTTTCTCCAATGTATATTGCAGAGTGTGCATGTAATGATATAAATGGCGTTGTTTGTTCAGTGAATAAGATTATTGTACTGGTGCTGATGTATGGCTGTGTATGTTTGTAATGAACTTTATCTGTTGAAAATGGGAATTGTgagattaggggttaggggttaggtttgaAAAAAAACAGACGAATCTTATATGCACTGGCACAGACAAAACTTTAAATAAATGgtaaaaccttgtataaaataccTGAAATTAGGATGGTCATAAAAGTCCAGAGGTTGGAGTTCGGCACGCCAGCTCCAAGAGCTAGGGCCAGACGAGGGGATATAAGGGTTAAGGGggtataagggttagggttagatgagggggtataaaggttagggttagatgagggaatataaaggttagggttagatgagggaatataaaggttagggttagataagaGGGtatgaaggttagggttagatgagggaatataaaggttagggttagataagaGGGTATGAAGGTTAAGGTTAGATAAGGGggtataagggttaaggttagaactaAGGGGATGTAAGGGTTAAATAAAGGGATGAAC
This region of Salmo trutta unplaced genomic scaffold, fSalTru1.1, whole genome shotgun sequence genomic DNA includes:
- the LOC115184001 gene encoding transmembrane emp24 domain-containing protein 3 codes for the protein MRSLGLCSLMLNVIVVCSTELTFELPDNDKQCFYEELQNGVKFDLDFQVIAGGNYDVDCFVTDPVNNVLYQERKKQYDSFSHTTTMKGTYKVCFSNEFSTFSHKTVYLDFRSGEERPLLPDMNRDTALTQMESACLSIHEILKVVSDSQTWYRLREAHDRIRAEDLHERVSYWSIGETIILFTVSIGQVLILRSFFSDKKGSVAANT